From Rudanella lutea DSM 19387, a single genomic window includes:
- a CDS encoding putative toxin-antitoxin system toxin component, PIN family, with translation MLPPDTRLVFDTNVLLSAFVFKKFAGEVYEYCAEHCVPFTSDWILDELNEKLEQKFKLPPSLCQEITDRIRSDAQVSLPTNPLPTDSPDPDDNHVLRLALFVEAQFLITGDKEHLLPLKQVGLTEIISPREFYERYIA, from the coding sequence ATGCTGCCACCCGACACTCGCCTTGTATTTGACACCAATGTGCTGTTGTCCGCTTTCGTCTTTAAGAAATTCGCGGGCGAGGTTTACGAATACTGCGCTGAGCACTGTGTACCTTTTACCTCAGACTGGATTCTGGATGAGCTGAACGAGAAACTGGAGCAGAAGTTCAAACTGCCCCCTTCGCTATGTCAGGAGATAACAGATCGAATCCGGTCTGACGCCCAGGTTAGCTTACCCACTAATCCGCTCCCAACCGACTCCCCGGACCCCGATGATAACCATGTATTGCGGCTGGCACTCTTTGTCGAAGCTCAGTTTTTGATCACCGGCGACAAGGAACATTTACTGCCTTTGAAACAGGTTGGCCTAACGGAAATTATCAGTCCCCGCGAATTTTACGAGCGCTACATAGCCTGA